TACCGTCAACAACAATACCTGGAATATCAAAAGAAAGACCACGACGGGAAAAATCAATCTCTGCAGATGCACGGACAACTGACGTTCCCATCGCATATTGATTATTTTCAATAATATAAACAACTGGAAGCTTCCAAAGCGAAGCCATATTAAAACTTTCGTAAACTTGCCCCTGATTTGCAGCACCATCACCAAAATAAACCAATGTCACGTTATCTTTACCCAGATACTGATTCGAAAATGCCAAACCTGAGCCTATAGGAACCTGTGCACCAACAATACCATGCCCACCATAAAAATTCTTTTCTTTAGAGAACATATGCATCGAGCCACCTTTTCCCTTGGAAAAGCCACCTTGACGCCCCGTTAATTCTGCCATAACCCCACGCGGGCTCATCCCAACCGCCAACATATGACCATGATCACGGTAAGACGTGATAACCTGATCACCTTCTTTTGCTGCCTTTAGCGTTCCAATAACAACAGCTTCCTGTCCAATATAGAGATGACAAAATCCCCCAATAAGCCCCATACCATAAAGCTGCCCTGCTTTTTCTTCAAAACGACGAATTAAAAGCATCTCACGATAAGAATGGATTTCCTCTTCTTTTGTAAAACGCGCTATTTGTGCTCTCTTTGTGGTGTTTGATAATGCAGTGTGCACCACTGATGCAGAATTTTTTTTAGATCGTTCTGCCATATTAAACTCCCTTTTATGATTATTTAGGAATAACCTTTATGAACAAAAGTTACAAGCATTATCAATCAGCTGAAGTGTTATCATAGACGATTGTTTTAAAATATTTTTTGAAATTAAGCGATTCCTAATTAACTTTTAATATCATTTAAGGGGGTTAAAATTGTCAATTCATTTGGCTTGGAAAAGTTTAAATTCTTCCGAACATATTCATCCAGCATATCCTTTTCAATATGCCCATTGCGTAAAAGAAAGATACGCTTTTCAATGAACATCCGCTCAGCTTCTACCTTATGAAGTTCCTTTTCTAATTCGACAATATGTTGATTAACTTCATTGCATGAATACAATCCGTACTGACCATGATAAATGTGGTAACTGAAATAGCTGACAACTCCCACTGTCATAAGTGGAAGTACAAAGCGCATTTTGATCGATCTGGGTTTTTGTTTTGTCCACATAAAAGAACACAGTCTTTACAGCATAATCACCTTAATATTTTTCCCAATTCTACACGATTTTGGTTAATATCTTATATCTTATTACCAAATTCACACACTGAAGTAACCTGTCACCATACATTTTAATATTCTTACTACAACAAAAGTAAGCTCTCTCCTTTATTGCATTTTATATTATAAACACACAGTATCCACTAACTCGTGATTTTATACCCATTTTTGTCAGTAAAGTTCCCAGCCACAATGACTATAAAATCAACAATTGCCCAAATCCCAGTAACTATCAACCCGACAACTGATAAAGAGAGAATAAGCATTAAAGCACCAGTCCAAACTTTACCAACCATAAAACGATGAACACCAAATATACCAGCAAACCAACAAATGAGGGCGAACATTACTCTTGAGTGCTCTGAACCCTGTTTTAACAATGGAAAAACAGAATTAACAGAATCTCCCTCACACACAAAATCAACGGTGTCCCCTACCCTCGGTGGATTTTTTCCCAACCAATCCCAAGTCGCAAATTGATAACGCTTACCATCATCACCCGATACAAGATAAGCCCCTTGATCTTGACTAATAATCACACCTCTCATCTTTATCACCTATAAAATTGTTGCTTATATATCTTTGAGAAAACAATTAGAATTCATAATTCTGTTTAAATGATATCATAATCTAAAAACATCTTACGCTTATAACCATCAACAATGCCAATTACCAGCATAACATGCCTGTGCCCCTAG
This genomic window from Bartonella quintana contains:
- a CDS encoding FtsB family cell division protein, which translates into the protein MWTKQKPRSIKMRFVLPLMTVGVVSYFSYHIYHGQYGLYSCNEVNQHIVELEKELHKVEAERMFIEKRIFLLRNGHIEKDMLDEYVRKNLNFSKPNELTILTPLNDIKS
- a CDS encoding NINE protein encodes the protein MRGVIISQDQGAYLVSGDDGKRYQFATWDWLGKNPPRVGDTVDFVCEGDSVNSVFPLLKQGSEHSRVMFALICWFAGIFGVHRFMVGKVWTGALMLILSLSVVGLIVTGIWAIVDFIVIVAGNFTDKNGYKITS
- the pdhA gene encoding pyruvate dehydrogenase (acetyl-transferring) E1 component subunit alpha, encoding MAERSKKNSASVVHTALSNTTKRAQIARFTKEEEIHSYREMLLIRRFEEKAGQLYGMGLIGGFCHLYIGQEAVVIGTLKAAKEGDQVITSYRDHGHMLAVGMSPRGVMAELTGRQGGFSKGKGGSMHMFSKEKNFYGGHGIVGAQVPIGSGLAFSNQYLGKDNVTLVYFGDGAANQGQVYESFNMASLWKLPVVYIIENNQYAMGTSVVRASAEIDFSRRGLSFDIPGIVVDGMDVRAVKGAADEAITWARSGKGPIILDMQTYRYRGHSMSDPAKYRSKEEVQKIKEEQDPIDQVKNRILTQGFASEDDLKSIDKEVRAIIADAADFAQSDQEPDASELYTDVLV